In Hymenobacter sublimis, a single genomic region encodes these proteins:
- a CDS encoding DUF58 domain-containing protein — MLTPEHLHALHNLPLAAKRAAEGLLHGAHASRRRGAGLEFSQYRPYQPGDDLRRLDWRLAARSDRYYLRESEVDTSLVVHLVLDATASMNHRDDNGLTKLDYGRLLCAALAYVASQQGDAVALTILHPAGLRHLPPRADARQLPRLYHALETAEAAGSFPDAATLAPLTARRQPALTICVSDLYEEEGEIERLLTRLRAASGEVLLLHLLARNELAFTFRGAVTFEDLETGRTLQLDADQQRRGWQQHLQQWLRDTAQRARTHGFDYYQLSTAEPLTSALREFLRRRSLA, encoded by the coding sequence ATGCTGACTCCCGAACACCTGCACGCTTTGCACAACCTGCCCCTGGCCGCCAAGCGGGCGGCGGAAGGGCTGCTGCACGGGGCCCACGCCAGCCGTCGGCGCGGGGCGGGGCTGGAGTTCAGCCAGTACCGGCCCTACCAGCCCGGCGACGACCTGCGCCGGCTGGACTGGCGCCTGGCCGCCCGCTCCGACCGGTACTACCTGCGCGAGTCGGAGGTAGATACTAGCCTAGTCGTGCACCTCGTGCTGGACGCCACGGCCAGCATGAACCACCGCGACGATAACGGCCTGACCAAGCTCGATTATGGCCGGTTGCTGTGCGCGGCCCTGGCCTACGTAGCCAGCCAGCAGGGCGACGCCGTGGCCCTTACCATTCTGCACCCGGCCGGCCTGCGCCACCTGCCGCCCCGCGCCGATGCCCGCCAGCTCCCGCGCCTCTACCACGCCCTGGAAACGGCGGAGGCCGCCGGCTCTTTTCCCGATGCCGCTACCCTGGCCCCGCTAACGGCCCGCCGGCAGCCGGCCCTAACCATCTGCGTGAGTGATTTGTACGAGGAAGAGGGAGAAATAGAGCGGCTCCTGACCCGCCTGCGCGCGGCCTCCGGCGAGGTGCTGCTGCTGCACCTGCTGGCCCGTAACGAGTTAGCCTTCACCTTCCGCGGGGCCGTTACCTTCGAGGATCTAGAAACCGGCCGCACCCTGCAACTCGATGCTGATCAGCAGCGCCGAGGCTGGCAGCAGCACCTGCAGCAGTGGCTCCGCGACACGGCCCAGCGCGCCCGCACCCACGGCTTCGACTACTACCAGCTTAGCACAGCCGAGCCGCTTACCAGCGCCCTGCGCGAATTTCTGCGCCGCCGTAGCCTCGCGTAG
- a CDS encoding DUF4468 domain-containing protein, whose translation MKHYLLLVALSIISHVAQAQRVRPLPVVPVDSASQRICYRGTLAAPALPATELYGRTQEWLARQFEDYDAVVKFSDPGRGILMGQAIVRAHGPAQKNQFAREFNLLFRFCFRVQAGTLRYELTDISYPRYTTTSAAVDAGNGLAADGLVGWLRQDEFSRISTSEAQTYRQPVEPELRDYDQYTEKGAPRPRMLQQCHGIQEAMTTLLASLSQELVSSRL comes from the coding sequence ATGAAGCATTATCTTCTCCTTGTTGCTCTCAGCATTATTTCTCACGTAGCTCAGGCCCAGCGCGTGCGCCCGCTGCCGGTAGTGCCCGTGGACAGCGCCAGCCAGCGCATCTGTTACCGGGGCACCTTGGCCGCGCCGGCCCTGCCCGCCACTGAACTCTACGGCCGGACGCAGGAGTGGCTGGCCCGGCAATTCGAAGACTACGACGCCGTGGTAAAGTTTTCTGACCCCGGTCGGGGCATCCTGATGGGTCAGGCCATTGTTCGGGCCCACGGGCCGGCCCAGAAAAACCAATTTGCGCGGGAGTTTAACCTGCTGTTCCGCTTTTGCTTTCGGGTGCAGGCGGGCACCCTGCGCTACGAGCTAACGGATATCAGCTACCCCCGGTATACAACCACTTCCGCCGCCGTCGATGCGGGCAACGGGCTAGCGGCGGATGGGCTAGTGGGCTGGCTGCGGCAAGATGAGTTTTCCCGCATCAGCACCAGCGAAGCGCAAACCTACCGGCAGCCCGTGGAGCCGGAGTTGCGCGACTACGACCAGTATACGGAGAAGGGTGCGCCCCGGCCCCGCATGCTCCAGCAGTGCCATGGCATTCAGGAGGCCATGACTACGCTGTTGGCTTCGCTGAGCCAGGAGCTGGTTAGCTCCCGCCTCTAG
- a CDS encoding DUF4175 domain-containing protein has translation MSPLTATVSAPDTALRAAHRAWAARRTLVLLMPAGAVAALLLLTYLGWPALQPAVPVAGAVAAVGLGWLLWRIWQSPLQHVARRLDRLHPELEDSTGLLLRPGTSLNLLEQLQQERVVSRLPQLAAAAPLIPVRFKGPLLVTAVALLLAALAWWQRPAGLVTSSAAAGKPVPVRFENQATLPESAARILETRLWVVPPAYTRRPALAPTEASFRCIQGSRVRWTVRVSRLGKTPPVLELGRRQLRLRAVPGRPTEFVAEATLSASTLYRLRFAGQVSEEYAIEVQPDQAPTIRLITPKAYTLVEFGRPPQVAVRAQLQDDYGLTRARLVATIAQGQGEAVKFREVATDLSAALRGQPTSISVQHLLRLPALGLTYGDEVYFYLQAWDTHQQLTRSDTYLVQWEDTTVQESALDVSLGVNAKPAYFRSQRQIIIDTEKLLAEQASLPAPTLLERANGIGFDQKILRMRYGKFLGEEADENIGGATRPPVADEPAEEPGLGSVVAEDHTEAAPAATPKLTDGHSADDGHDHGHTPPSTDAPAGAALTAELMEPYIHHHDDSETADFLEPAVKAKLQAVLSQMWEAELRLRTGRPREALPFEYRALRLLKQVQQQTRAYVKKAGFTPPPMPEATTRLTGDLAGTAAPQLRRQVAASPRQPVVRAALGVLTQLREQHRPTSAATTLDQAGQELARAALQQPGRYLSALRELRRLSTALRTGQPVPEAALPGIERALTELLPPAPVTPPHPQAPSNRLARRYLQELSR, from the coding sequence ATGAGTCCGCTCACCGCCACTGTTTCTGCCCCCGACACCGCGCTGCGGGCCGCTCACCGAGCCTGGGCCGCGCGCCGCACCTTGGTTCTGCTGATGCCAGCCGGGGCGGTGGCTGCATTGCTGCTGCTGACGTACCTGGGTTGGCCGGCCCTGCAACCCGCGGTGCCGGTGGCCGGCGCCGTGGCCGCAGTGGGACTGGGCTGGTTGCTGTGGCGCATTTGGCAGAGCCCCTTACAGCACGTAGCCCGCCGCCTGGATCGGCTGCATCCTGAGTTGGAAGACAGCACAGGCTTACTCCTACGTCCCGGCACGAGTCTGAACTTGTTGGAGCAGCTGCAGCAGGAGCGGGTTGTAAGCCGGCTGCCTCAACTAGCTGCGGCGGCCCCCCTTATTCCTGTTCGGTTCAAAGGCCCCTTGCTAGTTACGGCCGTGGCGCTCCTGCTGGCGGCCCTGGCCTGGTGGCAGCGCCCCGCCGGACTCGTTACGAGTAGTGCAGCGGCTGGCAAGCCCGTACCGGTTCGGTTTGAAAACCAGGCAACCTTACCTGAATCGGCGGCCCGCATCCTAGAAACCCGCTTGTGGGTAGTGCCGCCCGCGTACACCCGGCGGCCCGCCCTGGCCCCAACGGAAGCCTCATTCCGCTGCATTCAAGGCAGCCGAGTGCGCTGGACGGTGCGGGTAAGCCGCCTCGGCAAAACCCCGCCCGTGCTGGAGCTGGGCCGGCGACAGTTGCGCCTGCGCGCGGTGCCAGGTCGCCCCACCGAATTCGTGGCCGAGGCTACCCTGTCGGCTTCCACCTTGTACCGGCTGCGCTTTGCGGGGCAGGTTTCGGAGGAATATGCCATTGAAGTACAGCCCGACCAAGCCCCCACCATTCGCCTAATTACTCCGAAAGCCTACACCCTGGTGGAGTTTGGGCGCCCCCCGCAGGTAGCAGTGCGCGCCCAATTGCAGGATGATTACGGCCTGACGCGCGCCCGGCTGGTGGCCACCATTGCCCAGGGCCAGGGCGAAGCCGTCAAGTTTCGGGAAGTAGCCACCGACCTGAGTGCGGCGTTGCGTGGTCAGCCCACGAGTATCAGCGTACAGCACCTGCTCCGGCTGCCAGCCCTGGGCCTTACGTACGGCGACGAGGTGTATTTCTACCTGCAGGCCTGGGACACTCACCAGCAGCTTACCCGCTCCGACACGTACCTGGTGCAGTGGGAGGATACCACCGTGCAGGAAAGCGCCCTGGATGTTTCCCTGGGCGTGAATGCCAAGCCGGCCTACTTCCGCAGTCAGCGCCAGATCATCATTGACACCGAAAAGCTGCTGGCCGAACAAGCCAGCCTCCCGGCGCCTACCCTGCTGGAGCGCGCTAACGGTATAGGCTTCGACCAGAAGATTTTGCGCATGCGCTACGGCAAGTTTTTGGGCGAAGAGGCCGATGAAAATATTGGGGGCGCTACCCGTCCGCCGGTGGCAGATGAGCCGGCCGAGGAGCCGGGCCTGGGCTCCGTAGTGGCCGAAGACCACACCGAAGCCGCGCCGGCCGCTACCCCCAAGCTCACCGACGGGCACTCGGCCGATGATGGCCACGACCACGGCCACACTCCCCCGTCAACCGATGCCCCGGCCGGTGCGGCCCTTACTGCCGAGCTGATGGAGCCCTACATCCATCACCACGACGATTCCGAAACGGCCGACTTTCTAGAGCCAGCCGTAAAGGCCAAGCTGCAAGCCGTGCTCAGCCAGATGTGGGAAGCCGAGTTGCGCCTGCGTACCGGTCGGCCCCGCGAGGCTCTGCCCTTCGAGTACCGGGCCCTGCGCCTGCTAAAGCAAGTGCAGCAGCAAACCCGCGCTTACGTTAAAAAAGCGGGCTTTACGCCCCCGCCCATGCCCGAAGCTACTACCCGCCTCACCGGCGACCTAGCCGGCACGGCCGCTCCCCAACTTCGGCGACAGGTGGCGGCCTCACCCCGCCAGCCCGTGGTGCGGGCTGCCCTGGGCGTGCTCACCCAGCTGCGCGAACAGCACCGGCCAACCAGCGCTGCCACCACGCTTGACCAGGCCGGGCAGGAACTAGCCCGCGCGGCCCTGCAACAGCCGGGTCGCTACCTCAGCGCCCTGCGCGAGCTACGCCGCCTGAGCACGGCCTTGCGCACTGGGCAGCCCGTTCCGGAAGCGGCCCTACCGGGCATTGAACGGGCCCTAACAGAGCTGCTACCCCCTGCGCCCGTTACGCCGCCCCATCCGCAGGCTCCAAGCAACCGCCTAGCCCGGCGCTACCTTCAGGAGCTAAGTCGCTGA
- a CDS encoding BatA domain-containing protein, whose translation MPHLFFQHATAGWLALLGLVVPLAIYLWNRRPGRVVQVGSVRWLEAAANRRLRNIRPEQLLLFLLRAGILGLLALALAGPAQRQPLPPLRGQVLLSAEATPEQVATVRPVLDSLRRRGFELRRLGSHQPIGGPVAWATVGLGEAGTAPNSASSISTAPPTTLPLNLWSAAQQAADSLPNRPLVVVAPLTLASFAGTRPSLPAAVQWVPLPLPDSVTWPVAAWRPHPDSLGLLLASGGETGIAFRRVRRSWPATSGPITGLGPGVQVQFDAEQQQFTTKNARNISQSLPFLNRPPRLAVSYDAAHASSARVLVAALRAAGSVLPLPPQLAVTTTAPAATDSLDWLFWLRDSPVPASWSARVGAGLRVWQEARGGGQAVASSFSPPGSAAPIRLLRLDTTQALNSAANIWPLATGQPLLSLRAAGTGGWYHLRTRLDPTWSELADSPELPALFLPLLLPRTTAASSFSDPRPMPLAYLQPGPAAQRPTVSAPPLRAPERDLAPWVVGAAGVLFGLERLLASRRPSQQAA comes from the coding sequence TTGCCCCACCTCTTCTTTCAACATGCCACCGCCGGTTGGCTGGCCTTATTGGGGCTGGTGGTACCGCTGGCTATTTACCTCTGGAATCGGCGGCCGGGGCGGGTGGTGCAGGTGGGCAGCGTGCGGTGGCTGGAAGCGGCAGCCAATCGGCGCCTACGCAACATCAGGCCGGAGCAACTGCTGCTGTTCTTGCTCCGCGCCGGTATTCTGGGGCTACTGGCCCTAGCCCTGGCAGGTCCGGCCCAGCGCCAGCCCCTACCCCCGCTGCGTGGACAGGTGCTGCTTAGTGCGGAAGCAACACCCGAGCAGGTAGCCACCGTGCGGCCGGTGCTGGATTCGCTCCGGCGGCGCGGCTTTGAGCTGCGGCGGCTAGGTTCCCACCAACCCATCGGGGGGCCCGTTGCCTGGGCTACCGTGGGGCTCGGCGAGGCAGGCACAGCCCCCAATTCAGCTTCTTCTATTTCCACTGCCCCGCCTACTACACTTCCGCTCAACCTTTGGAGCGCCGCGCAACAAGCCGCTGATTCTTTGCCAAACCGGCCGCTGGTGGTAGTAGCGCCGCTTACGCTGGCCTCTTTCGCGGGCACCCGCCCATCCTTGCCCGCGGCCGTGCAGTGGGTGCCTCTCCCCCTCCCCGATTCCGTGACGTGGCCCGTAGCGGCTTGGCGCCCCCACCCCGACAGCCTTGGGTTGCTGCTGGCTAGCGGTGGCGAAACGGGCATTGCCTTCCGGCGCGTCCGCCGCTCGTGGCCCGCTACTAGCGGCCCCATTACCGGGCTGGGGCCCGGGGTGCAGGTACAATTTGATGCGGAGCAGCAGCAGTTTACAACGAAGAACGCCCGCAATATCAGCCAATCATTGCCTTTCCTGAACCGGCCCCCGCGGCTGGCTGTAAGCTATGACGCGGCCCATGCTTCTTCGGCCCGGGTGCTGGTGGCGGCGTTGCGGGCGGCGGGCTCCGTGCTGCCGCTACCACCGCAGCTAGCCGTTACTACCACCGCTCCGGCCGCTACCGATTCGTTGGACTGGCTTTTCTGGCTGCGCGACTCACCCGTTCCGGCAAGCTGGTCGGCGCGGGTTGGGGCAGGGTTGCGGGTGTGGCAGGAGGCCCGGGGCGGTGGGCAGGCCGTGGCTAGCAGTTTTTCGCCCCCCGGCAGCGCCGCGCCCATTCGGCTGCTACGGCTTGACACCACCCAGGCCCTAAATTCAGCCGCCAATATCTGGCCTCTGGCTACGGGCCAGCCGCTACTTTCCCTGCGAGCAGCCGGCACGGGCGGCTGGTACCACTTGCGCACCCGCCTCGACCCTACCTGGAGCGAGCTGGCCGACAGCCCGGAGTTGCCGGCACTTTTCCTACCCTTGCTGCTGCCTCGTACTACCGCCGCTTCTTCCTTTTCTGACCCGCGGCCTATGCCCCTGGCCTACCTCCAGCCCGGCCCGGCTGCCCAGCGCCCAACCGTTTCCGCGCCGCCCCTCCGGGCACCGGAGCGTGACTTAGCGCCGTGGGTGGTCGGTGCAGCCGGGGTACTGTTTGGCCTAGAGCGGCTGCTGGCTTCCCGGCGGCCCAGCCAGCAGGCCGCCTGA
- a CDS encoding RNA polymerase sigma factor, with protein MGKGQPAYTDEEFVAAIRRDDDRALAQLYRLHFPMISHYVLQNSGTEDEAKDVYQEGVMVFYEKVREGSLELSCQIKTYLYAVCRRLWLKRLTEKTRFGGRLDDHEPYLETGAEADLEVAEERDRQLGTMSQALERIGEPCRSLLEGFYLLDKSMQQLTTEFGYTNADNAKNQKYKCLVRLKKLFFSQYQEHET; from the coding sequence ATGGGTAAGGGACAACCTGCCTACACTGATGAGGAATTCGTAGCCGCCATCCGGCGCGACGATGACCGGGCGCTGGCGCAGCTCTACCGGCTGCACTTCCCGATGATTTCGCACTACGTGCTGCAGAACAGCGGTACCGAGGACGAAGCCAAGGACGTGTACCAGGAAGGAGTCATGGTATTCTATGAGAAGGTACGGGAAGGCTCCTTGGAGCTCAGCTGCCAGATCAAAACATACCTCTACGCCGTATGCCGCCGCCTCTGGCTGAAACGGCTCACCGAGAAAACCCGCTTTGGCGGCCGCCTTGATGACCATGAGCCCTACCTCGAGACCGGTGCCGAAGCCGACCTGGAAGTAGCCGAGGAGCGCGACCGGCAGCTGGGCACCATGAGCCAAGCCCTGGAACGGATTGGGGAGCCCTGCCGCTCGCTTTTAGAAGGATTTTACCTGCTCGATAAGTCGATGCAGCAGCTTACCACGGAGTTTGGCTACACCAACGCCGACAACGCCAAAAACCAGAAATACAAGTGCCTGGTACGACTTAAAAAACTGTTTTTCAGTCAGTATCAGGAACACGAGACCTAG
- a CDS encoding trypsin-like peptidase domain-containing protein produces MKTEADYYALFDAYRAGTLPDDERAALERRLSADSELARRLQEFEELTGTLTAYGRRLALRRKLHAIHADMDAEQAVRLTPLAKVAEEDERHERFANGQAPRPALRISRTEQKLRAFWNSHRATMMVAASVAVMAVFATLLGLEWWRASQKSSLYGYTVLRREVERIKRTQRSMNRTLTQIESQPERSNPGKFSGTGFALTADGYLVTSYHVIQGADSLLIEGHDRQRFRAEPVFTDVAHDLAILQIKDKGFKGFGRLPYAFKRGQSDLGEKVYTLGYPREDLVFNDGSLSARSGFEGDTGFYQISIPVNPGNSGGPLLDDKGNLIGVISGRQMDVQSAAFATKSSYLMRLVDSLGAAGAGEPYNMPRTNQLTGTSRPQQIRKLQDYVFVVKVYE; encoded by the coding sequence ATGAAAACCGAAGCTGATTATTACGCTTTATTTGATGCTTACCGCGCGGGCACTCTCCCCGACGATGAGCGCGCCGCCCTGGAGCGCCGCCTCAGCGCCGACTCCGAGCTGGCCCGCCGGCTCCAGGAATTTGAGGAGCTGACCGGTACGCTCACGGCCTACGGCCGCCGGCTGGCGCTGCGCCGAAAGCTGCACGCCATCCACGCCGACATGGATGCGGAGCAGGCCGTGCGCCTGACCCCGCTGGCCAAGGTAGCCGAGGAAGACGAGCGCCACGAGCGGTTTGCCAACGGACAAGCTCCTCGCCCCGCGCTGCGTATCTCGCGCACCGAGCAGAAACTCCGCGCCTTCTGGAACAGCCACCGCGCCACCATGATGGTAGCCGCTTCAGTGGCAGTAATGGCTGTGTTTGCTACCCTTCTGGGGTTGGAGTGGTGGCGGGCTTCTCAAAAGTCGTCCCTGTACGGCTACACGGTCCTGCGCCGCGAGGTAGAGCGCATCAAGCGTACCCAACGGTCTATGAACCGGACGCTCACCCAGATTGAGTCGCAGCCGGAGCGCAGCAACCCCGGCAAGTTCAGCGGCACGGGCTTCGCCCTGACGGCCGACGGCTACTTGGTAACCAGTTACCACGTTATTCAGGGAGCTGACTCCTTACTGATAGAAGGCCACGACCGGCAGCGTTTCCGGGCCGAGCCGGTATTTACTGATGTGGCCCACGATTTGGCCATTCTGCAGATCAAGGATAAGGGGTTCAAGGGCTTTGGCCGTTTGCCCTACGCCTTCAAGCGGGGCCAGTCGGATTTGGGCGAGAAGGTGTATACCCTGGGCTACCCCCGCGAGGACCTAGTATTTAACGACGGTTCCTTGAGCGCCCGCTCCGGGTTTGAAGGCGACACAGGTTTTTATCAAATCAGCATTCCAGTAAACCCAGGCAACTCGGGCGGCCCACTCCTGGATGATAAGGGTAACCTGATTGGGGTTATTAGCGGCCGGCAGATGGACGTGCAAAGTGCTGCTTTTGCCACTAAATCATCGTATTTGATGCGGTTGGTTGACTCGTTGGGTGCTGCCGGTGCGGGTGAGCCTTACAATATGCCCCGCACTAATCAACTCACCGGTACCTCGCGGCCCCAGCAAATCCGGAAGCTGCAAGACTACGTGTTTGTAGTTAAGGTGTACGAATAA